One Helicobacter pylori NCTC 11637 = CCUG 17874 = ATCC 43504 = JCM 12093 genomic window, CTATAGGGCTTGTTCTAAGCCTAGCGCGATACACAAAGGGCTAAAAATATCAGCCCCTTTTTAAAAATTAATGCCATAAAAAGGGTTCAATTTCTGCATCATTCAAATCAAAAACCACTTTATAGTAGTCTTTAACCATCGCATTAATATCCACGCCCTTAAACGCTTCAGGGTGGGCTTTTAAAGCAATATACAAGCTAATGAGCGGGGCTCTAGGCCCGCCAATATCCATTGTGGGGAGTTTATAAACTTGCTTGTTTTTGATGGCTTTAATGGTAGAAAACTTAGGGTTGTTCAACACGTCTTCAGGGCTAAGCGGGCTTATCCACCAAATAAAGATAATCTCAGGGTTTTCTTTAACGATTTTTTCCACGCTAATGTCAGCGCGCCCAAACTTAACGTATTTCAAGCCAAAATTGTCTATACCCCCTTTTTCTAAAATGTCTGAATCAAGGGCTTGATGGCCGCTAATTTTATTGGCTTTATGGAAAAGTTCCACTCCCTTTTTCTTTTTAACGCCCTTCAAACGCTCTTTGATAAAATCCAAAGTTTCTTGCATTTTAGCCAGTTTTTTAGAAGCGTCAATTTCTAAGGCTTTAGCTTGAGCGTCAATATCTTCCATGACTTCTGCAATGGTTTTTTCTTGGAAAGAAAGGAATAATATACCAAATTTTTTCGCATGCTCTACCGCTTTAGGGTTACCCACAAAGGTTACCACAAGATCAGGGCTAAGCTTTTTTAAAAGCTCCACATTCAACGCCGCCACATGATCACTGCTCATGGATTTAATGCGTTCAGGATCTTTGAGAGTGGCTTTAACAATATCAGATTTAAAAGCGTAATCCGAAATGCCCACGACCCTATCCCAAGTATGGAACATAGCAGGCACTTCTGCAAAGCTACCCAAGTAGATTATTTTAGAAACAGGAAGCTTGATGGCTTGATCCCCAAAATAATCCTTGACTTGGACTTCTTGTGCTGAAGCGTTAGCCACGCCCAATAACGATGAAACAATGAGCACACCTAAAGAATAAGAAATGAAAGCTTTTTTAAAGCGAGCGATTAACATAACAATTCCTTTCGTATGATTTATGAAGCGATTATAACACCATTAAGAAAATACAAGCAGTAAAAATGAAACTATTTTTCATAAAATCTTAAAATATTAAAGAAAATATCTTTTCATTAACTTTTTAAGAATATACTCCACTATGTTTCCGCTGATTGAGTGGAAAGCATAATAAATTAAATCTGTTTTTAGGTTTAATTTTGATCCAACAAAATTTTAAAACACTTAAGGAGTTGTATATGTTAGTTACAAAACTTGCCCCGGACTTTAAAGCGCCTGCCGTTTTAGGAAACAATGAGGTTGATGAACACTTTGAGCTTTCTAAAAATTTGGGTAAGAACGGTGCGATTCTTTTCTTCTGGCCAAAAGATTTTACTTTTGTATGCCCTACAGAAATCATTGCATTTGACAAAAGAGTGAAAGACTTCCAAGAAAAAGGCTTTAATGTGATTGGCGTGTCTATTGACAGCGAACAAGTGCATTTCGCATGGAAAAACACCCCTGTGGAAAAAGGCGGTATCGGTCAAGTAACTTTCCCCATGGTGGCTGATATTACTAAGAGCATTTCTAGAGACTATGATGTGCTGTTTGAAGAAGCGATCGCTTTGAGAGGAGCTTTTTTGATTGACAAAAACATGAAAGTAAGACACGCAGTGATCAATGACTTGCCATTAGGTAGGAATGCAGATGAAATGCTTCGCATGGTAGACGCTCTCTTGCACTTTGAAGAACATGGTGAAGTATGTCCAGCAGGCTGGAGAAAAGGCGATAAAGGCATGAAAGCAACTCACCAAGGCGTTGCAGAGTATCTTAAAGAAAATTCCATTAAGCTTTAATGGTTTAGTTCGCTGTTTGATCAAGAGAAACTTCGTTTTTCTTGGTTGAATCCTTTTCTTTTTATTCTTTGCCAGTTTCTAAAGTTTTCGTATCGTTTTATCTTTTTATCATTTTTGAATTAATTTTTTTTAATAAAGGGTTTTTTATGAATATATTCAAGCGTGTTATTAGTGTAGGGGTAATTGTTTTAGGTTTGTTTAACCTTTTAGACGCCAAACACCACAAAGAAAAAAAAGAAGACCACAAAATCACTCGTGAGCTTAAAGTGGGCGCTAACCCCGTTCCGCATGCACAAATCTTGCAATCAGTCGTGGACGATTTGAAAGAGAAAGGGATCAAATTAGTGATCGTATCTTTTACCGATTATGTGTTGCCTAATTTAGCGCTCAATGACGGCTCTTTAGACGCGAATTACTTCCAGCACCGCCCTTATTTGGATCGGTTTAATTTGGACAGAAAAATGCACCTTGTTGGTTTGGCCAATATCCATGTGGAGCCTTTAAGATTTTATTCTCAAAAAATCACGGACATTAAAAACCTTAAAAAAGGCTCAGTGATTGCTGTGCCAAATGATCCGGCCAATCAAGGCAGGGCGTTGATTTTACTCCATAAACAAGGCCTTATCGCTCTCAAAGATCCAAGCAATCTATACGCTACGGAGTTTGATATTGTCAAAAACCCTTACAACATCAAAATCAAGCCTTTAGAAGCCGCGCTATTGCCTAAAGTTTTAGGGGATGTGGATGGAGCTATTGTAACAGGGAATTATGCCTTGCAAGCAAAACTCACCGGAGCTTTATTTTCAGAAGACAAGGACTCGCCTTATGCCAATCTAATAGCCGCTCGTGAGGATAATGCGCAAGATGAAGCCATAAAAGCGCTGATTGAAGTTTTGCAGAGTGAAAAGACCAGGAAATTTATTTTGGATACCTATAAGGGGGCGATTATCCCGGCTTTTTAAGCCATTTGGATAACATTCATCTTTAAGATGAATGGGAGTGCTTTAGGCGCTAATAAAAAGCTCTTTTCTCATTGAGCATTAAAAACGCTAAAAGTATTTTTAAAATAAAACTATAAAAGAGCTTGCGCTAATCAAGCGACAATTTCTTAAAAAGCGTTATTTCTTAAGGGGGGAAATGGCGCAAAATAACCCCCTATCCCTTTAAGAAAATAATGATAAAATCCAAAACGATGAAGCCAAATAACTAAAACCCCATTTTTTAAAAATATTAAGCAAGACTTTAACCATCATGCGATTAGAATAAAGCCAAAAACACAGCAAGTCTAAATCTCATTAAAGTTACGCTTTTAGAATTTGCTCCAATAAAGACCAGTTTTAAACCACCCGTTAGACTGGGTTATAGAGCGGTGGAATGAGTTGGAAACAAGTTGGCTAATGGTCTTTAGCGTTTAAAAGGTTGCGTTTTTGAAAAGGTTTAAAATTTGATTAAAGATAGCCAAGCTCATAGAGTTTATTGCTCATTTTCACTAACAAGCCCCCCAGTTTTGACCCCCCTTCCCCATGTTCTACTAAAATAGTGATAGCGTATTTGGGTTTTTCATAAGGCAAGAATGCGGTAATCCACGCATGGGATCGATGGAAATATTCCATATCCTTTTCTTTCATGCGATTGACGATGTTTTGAGCGATTTCCACGACTTGCGCGGTGCCGGTTTTACACGCTAAAGTAACCTTAGAACCCCTTGTGGAATGAT contains:
- a CDS encoding ABC transporter substrate-binding protein translates to MLIARFKKAFISYSLGVLIVSSLLGVANASAQEVQVKDYFGDQAIKLPVSKIIYLGSFAEVPAMFHTWDRVVGISDYAFKSDIVKATLKDPERIKSMSSDHVAALNVELLKKLSPDLVVTFVGNPKAVEHAKKFGILFLSFQEKTIAEVMEDIDAQAKALEIDASKKLAKMQETLDFIKERLKGVKKKKGVELFHKANKISGHQALDSDILEKGGIDNFGLKYVKFGRADISVEKIVKENPEIIFIWWISPLSPEDVLNNPKFSTIKAIKNKQVYKLPTMDIGGPRAPLISLYIALKAHPEAFKGVDINAMVKDYYKVVFDLNDAEIEPFLWH
- a CDS encoding peroxiredoxin; translation: MLVTKLAPDFKAPAVLGNNEVDEHFELSKNLGKNGAILFFWPKDFTFVCPTEIIAFDKRVKDFQEKGFNVIGVSIDSEQVHFAWKNTPVEKGGIGQVTFPMVADITKSISRDYDVLFEEAIALRGAFLIDKNMKVRHAVINDLPLGRNADEMLRMVDALLHFEEHGEVCPAGWRKGDKGMKATHQGVAEYLKENSIKL
- a CDS encoding MetQ/NlpA family ABC transporter substrate-binding protein — protein: MNIFKRVISVGVIVLGLFNLLDAKHHKEKKEDHKITRELKVGANPVPHAQILQSVVDDLKEKGIKLVIVSFTDYVLPNLALNDGSLDANYFQHRPYLDRFNLDRKMHLVGLANIHVEPLRFYSQKITDIKNLKKGSVIAVPNDPANQGRALILLHKQGLIALKDPSNLYATEFDIVKNPYNIKIKPLEAALLPKVLGDVDGAIVTGNYALQAKLTGALFSEDKDSPYANLIAAREDNAQDEAIKALIEVLQSEKTRKFILDTYKGAIIPAF